The region CCTCCTCGGCACGGCCCGACCATGGCAGCATCGCGCAACCCCATCAGCACGGGCGGCCGGGCCGCCATCACAGCACCGCCACGCTACGGCAGCCGCCAGCGGACACGTGTCACCGGAGCGCTCGCCCTCTCCGGCGCGGCGCGCAGACCGTCCCGGGCCCGGGGGcggtgggaggggaggggcaggggggggctCAGCAACTCGCCAGactctcagccttctgctgcGCGGCTGGAACGGCTCCGCCGGGCTCGGCGTCCTCCTTTACGGTCACTAACAGCGGAGAGCTGGGGTTTGGCGTGGCGATTAGGCAGGTGTGGGAATTTACCCGAGAGTAAAGCGAGTCCAGCGCTCCGGAGCCGTTCTGCCAAGCTGAGACTCGCCCGCGGCAGAGCAGCAGATCGCGGCGAGCTCACGACGGACGCTGCTGCATGGCTGCAATGAAAACTCAGCTCTGGTGTCTCAACGCTCCTTGTTACAGCTCCAGAAGCAGGAGGTTTGTAGCAGCTTAAAAGGAAATTACGCTGATACTTGCTCAGGGGCCACCAGAGATAAAAGCTTCCTGCTTTTATCTGTGTGTAAATCACtgagacaaaacaaacagaatttgAATAATCTCTTCCTGAGTTTCCACAAACTTATCTCAAGCTCACTCTTGTTTCCCTCTGAGATAGGTTGTTCTCATGCACGTGGAGTGTCTTCTGGTGCAGGGTCTTCAGGGACCCTGAAGGGCTGGACCCTCTGCAGAGGCTGAATTACaacatcagaaatagtgtggccagcaggagcaggaaagtcaTTCTGACCCTATGCTCAGCattggttagaccacaccttgagtgctgtgtccagttctgggctcctcaagaaggacactgagatacctgaacgtgtccagagaatgacaacgaggctggggagagatctcgagcacaagccctatgaggagagggcTTGTGGGatctgaggttgtttagccaggagaagaggagactcaggggaggtGTTATTGATCttcacaactacctgaagggaggttgtagccaggagggggttggtcacttctcccaggcaaccagcaccagaacaagaggacacagtctcaagctgcgccaggggaagtttaggctcgaggtgaggacaaagttcttcacagaaagcgtaattggccatggaatgtgcagtccagggaggtggtggagtcaccatccctggaggtgttcaaaaaaagagtggatgtggcacttggagccatggtttagttgtcaggcaGTGTTagatattaggtaataggttggacttgatgatctctgaggtcttttccagaggttgattctgtgatcaggacaaggggcaacagattgaaactggagcagagcagattcaaGTTGGACAGTAGTAGggagttctttacaatgagagtgatggaacactggaacaggttggccaggtatgtggttgaggccccagccctgcagacattcaaggccaAATGTGATGGGACCTGGAGCAACCTTAgccagttggagatgtccctgctcactgcagggatgttggacaagatgacctttgagagtcccttccaacccaatgcattctgtgattctgtgaaggccGGGGGTGCTGTGCACATCAGAAATACTTCCTGACTCTTAAAACTATAATTCCCTTTCTGCACTGTTTTTAACTTGCATAGTAACCAAAGGAAAACTTCAACCATAAACCAGTCTGTTCTATAGCTTTTGAAACTATATCAAGCAAGGAATCCATCCACTATGTCCAGAGCTTTTGAAAAacgaagaaaaagaagaaagcaaaagcttttGAAATGCAGACCTGAGGAATGCAAGCTCAGAGTAATAAAACAGGCTTCTGGTTTTTAAGGTGACATTCCCTTAGTGGGCCTACAGCCAATGCTGAGCTACCAACATGCAGTGGAGCAACACCATACTTTGCTTTCCCCTCTGTCCTGCCAGCAATACTTTCTCCACCCAGCCAGTGAACAGCAAAGACTCAGCCAGGGGGGGttaaataaacaagaaaactgCACAGAACAGAGCAGTCTGTGCAAACCCTAGAGCCCTGAGGCTCAGATTCTGCAATGAAAGCTGTAAAATTCATAGCTGAAACCCTTTGGGCTGAAGCAAACTGGGCATGGTTCTGGCTTCTTGGATATAATTTAACCTCTTAGAATCAGCCTCCTCCACTTTGGTCAAAGAAAAGGGAGtgccagaaaaaacaaaagcaacatttATTTAGAACAATttgcaaaacaagaaacaagcaGAGATTTTCTGTCCTCATGTGTGACATGACAAGCTCGTCTCACAGATGGTTTTTGATGGATGCTCTGTACCCTACAAGTTGTTTCCAATGAAAGAAGGTGGAGAGAGCCTGTAAGAATGACAACTGACCATTCTCTTCTGAAAGAAGAGGGGAATAAGCATACAGAATAATCTGACACTTGTGATGTATTCTGCATGGATAATTCCTTAGAGCTCTCAATATATTTGCCAATTTGCCCCTCCTGCTCACAGGAGGATTCTGCAGTTTTGATATCCACTGATGCCACTGATACCTACTGCCAGGGGTCTTTGTGAGCCTGAAAGATTGTGGGTTCATTAAAGAATGCTTTTTAGTTCCACCAACATCCCAGATTTCCCTTGATTCCCTCTTTcccctatgattctgtgaacagatCACATAGTACAGAGTTAGGTGATTGGGAAGCTCTGCACATTGACAAACTCTGTGTTTTACTTcagctttaaaaagcaaactgTGCCCTCACCACACTCATAAATCTGTGTGTTGTCTCTTTTCCTTCATCATTTGTTCCGTGAGCTGTCTCCAAAACTCCATTTTGTCTTCTTTCAGTTTCTTGGATGCTTTTTGCACGAGGTCTATTCCCAGGTATTGCTCATCCAGATCATACTGAGGCCAATGGACCAGGTCTTCTCCGTTGGGATGTCTGGAAATCAGATCATGAAAAGTTAGCTTTCCATTTGCCTGTCAGTTGTTCTCTGGCTCCTGGGGTTGAGAGCATTTCAGAAAACCAACAGCAGCTAATGTTATGTGATTCTAGTACCTGAATGATTGGATTTACTAAAGTACTCATAAATAGAGTAGCCAAAGTTTAAGGACTGTCAGTACATTTGTATCTAAAATTCCACTGCAGATGGATTAATACTCTTGGAACAATTCTTGAAATCACTGCTGTATTTCCGTGGACCTCCTTTTTAAAAAGAGGAGCAGTCAGGATAGAAAATTGGGGTGTACTGACAACACTTGAGCTGTAattcatagattgatagaattgtttgggttgtaAAGGATCTTGAAGACCACGCTGTtgcaatccccctgccatgggcagggatgcctcccacTAGCCagggttgctcaaagcctcatccaacctcgccttgagcacctccagagaggggccaTCCACAAGCtgactgttccagtgtctgcccaccctcactgcagggTTGGTGCCTAAGCATTATGATCCTCACCCATTTTTAGCAAAGTTAGTCCAGTATCTCATCATAGTTCTGCtaagtttgctttcttcttctgtagCTTGTCCTGTGAAGTGAAAGGGGAAATGACAACATTGAAAACTCAATCAACAAAATAGTGGCAGCTGCATCAATTCCAACAGACTGTCATCAGATCTACTTGTTAGGCTGGGTGATGGAGTTTTACCCAAGCAGAGCTCTAGGAGAGGACTGCAGTGGACCACTAAAGGAGAAAGTGTTCATGCCGAGGCCAGTGTTTCTAAGAGACAAAGCCTACCCTAAAGCCCCCCACTAAGGGAAGTGAAGAACAATGCTGTTGCAAAAGGCATAGTGTAGTAAGCATGGATACATCACCAGCTAAGAAAGGCTTTCCAAAGACAAAGGCAATCTCATCTGCATGATCTGCTTTCACAAACTCTGGCACCACCCCTGCCGCTGAGCTTGGTCGATGCTGAAATTCATAGAAGTAGACCTGGTTGCCAGCATCTAGTAGAAAATGGACAGAAGAGTGTTAGTCTAAGAGCTGAAAACACCTGCCACCAAAGAAGATGgaaggttgaaggttggacctgatgatcttccaaccttcatgattgTATGGTAAGAGAAACTTCCATTACAGCTGTTTGACAAAATGAAAGCACTCTCATTTTTTTGGAGCATGAAGCATGCTGCATGGTGTCCACAAACACAGCCCAGGATGGAACTCCACAGTTCTTTTGAGAGATGTTGAGCTGGAGACTCACCTCTATGGTATCTGGCCACTTCAACAGCTGGGGAAACAAACATAAAGTCTCCTATTGCACCAAGAAGACCATCTCGCACCTCAGCACGGTTTTCTGCCTTCCCAATGTACTCCTTGTATACTTGGTCAACAATTTCAGAACTAGCAGCCTGAAATGAACAATGAAAATACTTCTTGTAGTGATGAAGAATAGAATAAAGAGTAACAGCACTGAGTGTGCCATCTGCACATCCCTGGCTAAGCAGAGAAAATCCTCAGCTGTACCAGACTCTGCTCAGAGCTCAAACTGGGGAGTTACATAGCTGCCAGATATGGCTGCTCTCACACAAGAGAGGTTTGCAGGGTCTAAAGATCTTTAGCTAAGCATCAGTCAGTGATGCTGATAAGTAGTGGGACCCTCATGTGAAAACAGAGATCCTGCTGGATTCAACGCAATTCAGTTCTTGTGGGTGGCCACAATTTACATCCTTTCAGAAcaagcctggctctgcctttccAAGGGCATGTTCGATATCTGTGACATTGAATGATCCATGGCAAGTCCTGGCCATTGCTAGATTTGCACAGAACTGTTTAAAAAGAGAGGCATTTAGGATAGAAATTTAAATGGGGCTTGATATTTTCAGTTGCCAGTGGCATGAGGAGTACACCAAGTCTACTGCCCACCACTACCTTGTGGTAGGAAGATATCAAATAGAACAAAGTTTGCTTCTAATATATACCCCTCTAGGAGTACAAATgtaggagcagagcagtggagaGGCAGCACTGAGTCATTCTGAAAATGGTCTCTCACCTTAGGGTCAAATAATGCCAAGGTGTTATGCAAAAGTTGATGTGCAACATCCTTATCCAGACCATCTCTCAAATCAGGGAAATTCATCATCTGCATGATACAGAGAAGCATCTTTGTTAGAACAGCTCCTGTTAACAAAATGATATCTAAAGAACAACATTAAGAGTCTCTTACCGTAGGAACTAACCATCCAGCCTCCCAGTTATTCATTCCTATAATATATGGAACTGGATTGATCATTTTTTCAGATAGTAATTCCCTGGGGGTCTTTGGCAAAAATACACCATCTGGACAGCCACCAACGAACAGCACAGTCTGggggaaaaatgaaaggaaagcttCCTTAAGACACAGATTTTGCTTCTAGAAAAAAACTACCAGATTTGATACAGTAGATACAAAGCAATTCCAATTAAGTGCCAGTTGTAAAAAGAAGTAGTAAGAGTATTTAAGCCATCCCTAAATTTTCTCTGACACCAGCAGCCTTCTCTGTTGTGGTTAGATCTGAGAGGTGATTTCAATGCCAGAAGTCTAATCTCACCTACCATTTTTAGTGTTATCTCGATTATCtcttcttctgtttttcctcttaAGCATTCCACCATTGCAGCTGAATTGGATTTGTCACagccagcaacagcagcaatccTCTGCAATCAATAAAAAACAAAGACTCACTTTTTCATGTACTTCCCATAGAAGGCCCCATGTGCCACTGAGCCTGAGATTCCAGCAGGAGGGAGTCTCAACTTCTGCACAAGGATCACTGAAGTCAGACAGATTCCAGATGCAGTGGCAGGGAATAgggagcagcctattccagagtctcaccactcttgtgctgaagaacttcttcctaagatccagtctaaccctgctctcccttagcttcaaaccattcccccttgtcctgtctccagtcACCCTcacgaaaagtccctctgcagccttcccgtaggatctcttcagaaaccggaaggcagctctaaggtccccctaaTTACCACAAAATACCACAAGATACCCACTTGTGCTTCCTCCTGGGGCTGGTCAGTGAACAGAAGCCTGACTGCAGTGCCACTCTCTGAAATGGCCTTGTGGAACAAGCCTTTTGCCAGGGGAGATAAGacctgggaaagagaaggagccAACATTACCAGCACGCCAAGCATTGTGTTCTGATCACTGCCTTAAGACTGCAGCATCAGGAATTTCAAAAGCAAATGTCCTAAGAGTGTtactctgcagcctctgctcatagCTACACCCAGGGCTTTGGCAGAGCTATCAGGGAGGAGCTCATGCCTGCCTGTTCCCTTCCCAGAGCACCTTGCTTCCAAGACTTCACAGAACGGCTGCAAGCCAGGTATGCATTGATTTTAGCTGTGCCCAAgacagcctggctgtgctgcagaagggGAGTAAAGAACTATTGGCCAAAGGGCAGGAGTTAGGAAACAGGAATTTTATCACATGCATCCCTGAACCCTGGCTTCATGCTGTGAtctgtcatggaatcacagaatgggttgggttggaggggaccttaaaggtcatccaggtccacccccctgccatgggcagagacacctcccactagccccgGTTGCTcctggcctcatccaacctggtcttaaacaattccagggacaaggcatccacagcttctctgggcagcctgttccaatgcctgaccactcttgcaccaacgtaatttttcctcatctccaacctaagcctcccctggcacaacttcaggccatttcctcttgtcctatttaCTATCAGATCATCACTTTTCATGCAAGTGTTAAAAGTGAATGTGGACAGTGTTGGGTTTCTTTCCCCCCCAAGTAGTTACATTCAGCATTACTGTGAACTTACAAGAGCAGAAACACTGATTCCTCCTGCAGATTCTCCAAAGATAGTGACAGCTCCTGGGTCTCCTCCAAAATGGAGGATGTTCTCCTGAATCCACTGAAGAGCTGCTACTTGATCCAAATACCCCCAGTTCCCCCGGGCATGCTGATCACCAGTGCTGCACAAAAAGAACAGATTTGTTTAAATGCTCAGCACAAGAAGCACAAAAAAGGCAGGGAGACAAACTCTCTGTGGGGGAAGAAACCAGCTGCCATTCTCTACACAGAGCTGCTCTAcacaactgaaaaaagaaatggcTCAGAAAGTGTTGAGATTACAGTAGCAATTGAACCACAACAGGCTTGGAAGCTGACCTGGGACTTGTACAGAGTTCCCAGCTCTTGCACGTGCCAATCAGAAATGCAGAGTTGGTTTGCCTAAGCAAATATCTGCACAGCTCTTCACCAAGGCTTTGCACACATTGCTTTGGAAGTCACTCAGCAAAAGCTGAGCTAAAAGAGCTTACCTAAAATAGCCAGGGATACCCAGTCTGTACTGAATGGTTACAACCACCACGTTGTCAAAGGCTGCTAGTGCTGAACCGTCATATGATGAAGCTGCTCCCAAAACTAATCCACCTCCATGGATCCATACAAGGACCTGCAACGACACAAATCATACAATGGGTTGGGTtcgaagggaccttaaagatcatctagttccagccacCCCCTGaaatgggcagggactcctcccactagcccaggttgctcaaggctttgtccagcctggccttggacacctccagggagagggcatggcAGAAGTCTTTCAAATCTGATGCCTGCATGTTACAAAAGGACATTGACTTTATTAATTACGCAGTGCCCCATGACTTGGACCA is a window of Indicator indicator isolate 239-I01 chromosome 19, UM_Iind_1.1, whole genome shotgun sequence DNA encoding:
- the LOC128973285 gene encoding fatty acyl-CoA hydrolase precursor, medium chain-like, whose product is MPTGKGLTLLSLMLTIAGTALVATGQKAEQPEVETNYGRVRGYQFHVDAAEKSVNVFLGLPFAKPPLGPLRFSEPQPPEPWKGVRDATSYPPMCLQDKAQGQHLSDLITNRKEKVALQMSEDCLYLNVYTPDSTEAPEKLPVLVWIHGGGLVLGAASSYDGSALAAFDNVVVVTIQYRLGIPGYFSTGDQHARGNWGYLDQVAALQWIQENILHFGGDPGAVTIFGESAGGISVSALVLSPLAKGLFHKAISESGTAVRLLFTDQPQEEAQRIAAVAGCDKSNSAAMVECLRGKTEEEIIEITLKMTVLFVGGCPDGVFLPKTPRELLSEKMINPVPYIIGMNNWEAGWLVPTMMNFPDLRDGLDKDVAHQLLHNTLALFDPKAASSEIVDQVYKEYIGKAENRAEVRDGLLGAIGDFMFVSPAVEVARYHRDAGNQVYFYEFQHRPSSAAGVVPEFVKADHADEIAFVFGKPFLAGQATEEESKLSRTMMRYWTNFAKNGHPNGEDLVHWPQYDLDEQYLGIDLVQKASKKLKEDKMEFWRQLTEQMMKEKRQHTDL